From the Vibrio natriegens NBRC 15636 = ATCC 14048 = DSM 759 genome, the window CCGTGAGTCAGTGAGAAGTCTTTGTTCTCTAGCTGTTTCAGGTAACGCATCATTTGCGTTTCGCTGTGGTGCGTGTTGAATACTGGGTGAGTCAGGAACTTAGACGTACGACGTAGCGCTTCAGGAATAGCAGCAAACTCGTTGGTTGCGATTTCAGAAGACAGAGCGTTAACATCTTGTTGAACACCAAACACTTCAAATAGAGCGTTGATGTCGTCAGTAGTTGTTGTTTCGTCGAAGCTGATACCTAGCTTGCCATTTAGCTTACGCAGGTTGATGTCTGCCGCTTGTGCTTTCGCGTAAAGCTCTTCAGTTTTGCCATCTGTGTTGATCGTGATGGTGTCAAAGAAGCTATTGTGAGCAAGCTCGTAGCCAGACTTAGTCAGACCAGCAGCCAGAATCGCAGTCATGTGGTGAGTGCGACGAGCGATAGTGCGTAGACCTTCTGCGCCGTGGAATACCGCGTAGAAAGATGCCATGTTCGCTAGTAGTGCTTGCGCAGTACAGATGTTTGATGTCGCTTTTTCACGGCGGATGTGCTGTTCACGCGTTTGCATCGCCATACGCAGTGCTTGGTTGCCGTTTACATCGATAGAAACACCGATTACACGACCAGGCATTGTACGCTTATGCTTATCACGAGTTGCCATGAATGCTGCGTGTGGACCGCCGTAACCCATAGGTACGCCGAAACGCTGAGCTGAACCAATAACCACGTCTGCACCCATTTCACCTGCTGGTTTCAGCAAAGTAGAAGCGAGTAGGTCAGTAGCAACCGTTACTAATGTTTTGTTAGCTTGTGCTTTCGCGATGATGTCCGTTAAATCACGTACTTCACCTGTTGTACCTGGGTACTGAACTAGCGCACCAAATACGTCTTGTTCTGGTAGTGATTCAAGTGAACCAACGAGTACTTCAAAGCCAATGTATTTAGCACGAGTTTTTACAACTTCTAGAGTTTGTGGGTGAACATCGTCAGCCACGAAGAATACGTTACTTTTGCTCTTACCTGCACGCTTACATAGCGTCATCGCTTCAGCTGCTGCCGTTGCTTCGTCAAGAAGAGAAGCGTTCGCGATTTCCATACCAGTTAGGTCCATGACCATTTGTTGGTAGTTAAGAAGCGCTTCCAGACGACCTTGAGAGATCTCTGGTTGGTAAGGAGTGTAAGCTGTGTACCAGCCTGGGTTTTCTAGTACGTTACGTAGAATGACATTTGGCGTGAAGGTGTTGTAGTAACCTTGACCGATGAACGTACGTTTAATTTGGTTTTGGTCAGCGAATTTGCGCATCGCAACCAGCATGTCCGCTTCGCTTTTCGCTTCTGCTAGTGCTAGTGGCTTTTCTAGGCGAATTTGTGCTGGAACCGTTTCTTCGATAAGTGCGTCAAGGTTAGCAACATTGATCGCATCCAACATTTTTTGTTGGTCAGATTTGTTTGGGCCGTTGTGGCGAGCAACGAACTCATTTTGTGTGCTGAGGCTTTGAAGTAATTCAGTCATTGTCCTTTACCTACTCCATCGTTCGGGTAACGTATCGGGTCGTTACTGATATGGTCCGAACATTGAAAAAAAGCTGCCTTCCAGGCGGGGGCAGCTTTGCAAATCTTCCTAATTACTCTTCTTCAATTGAGTTTAGGTATTCTTCTGCGTCTTTTAGGTTGTCTAGTTCTGATGGGTCAGACATCTTAACTTTAACAATCCAGCCGCCTTCATATGGTTCTTCGTTGATTAGCTCTGGGCTATCTTCAAGCTCTTCGTTGATTTCTACAACTTCACCGCTGATAGGTGCGTAGATATCTGAAGCTGCTTTTACAGACTCAACAAGAGAGAAGCTATCGCCAGCTTCAATTTCGTCTTCCACGTCTGGTAGGTCAACGAATACTACGTCACCAAGCATTTCTTGTGCGTGCTCAGAAATACCGATAGTTACTGTGCCATCGCCATTATCACGTACCCACTCGTGGCTATCTGCAAACTTCAATGTGTTGTCCATTGCTTAATCTCCAAAAAATAACTGCGTTTAAATTGTTTATTGGTAAAGAGGGAATCGGCCGCACAGTGCTTTCACTTCTTTGCGAACGCGCTGTTCTACTTCTGCGTTACCTTCAGGGCTTTCTACTAACCCATCCAATACATCGCCAATCCAATTACCGATGAGCTTGAATTCTTCTGCGCCAAAGCCGCGGCTTGTGCCAGCTGGTGTACCCAAACGGATACCCGATGTAATCATAGGCTTCTCTGAGTCAAATGGGATGCCATTTTTATTACATGTGATTCCCGCACGCTCGAGAGCTTCTTCTGCTTTGTTACCTTTCAAACCCTTAGGACGAAGGTCAACCAGCATTAGGTGAGTATCGGTTCCGCCAGTCACAATGTCGCAACCGCGAGTCTGCAATACTTCAGCTAATACTTTTGCGTTATTGATCACTGAATTGATATAAGTTTTGAACTCAGGGCCAAGCGCTTCACCAAATGCGACGGCTTTTGCAGCAATAACGTGCATTAGCGGGCCACCTTGAAGGCCAGGGAATACCGCTGAGTTGATTTTCTTAATAATGTCTTCGTGGTTGGTTAAGATCATGCCGCCACGTGGACCACGCAATGTTTTGTGCGTTGTTGTCGTTACAACATGTGCGTGTGGTAGTGGGCTTGGGTGAGCACCAGTCGCGATAAGACCTGCGATGTGCGCCATATCAACCATTAGAATAGCTTCAACTTCGTCTGCAATTTCGCGGAACTTAGCGAAGTCGATAGTACGTGGAATAGCACTGCCACCAGCGATGATCATTTTTGGTTTGTGCTCAAGCGCAAGAGCACGAACATCTTCGTAATTAATTTCTAGTGTTTCGCGGTCAACACCGTACTGAACGGCATTGAACCATTTACCTGATAGAGCAGGGCGTGCACCGTGAGTAAGGTGGCCACCCGCGTCTAATGACATACCTAAAATGGTGTCGCCTGGCTGAAGAAGAGCCAGTTTTACTGCGCCGTTCGCCTGAGCACCTGAGTGAGGTTGAACGTTTGCGTATTCGCAACTAAAAAGTTTTTTCGCACGTTCGATAGCGATTGCCTCAACCGTATCAACGTGTTCACAACCACCGTAGTAACGACGGCCAGGGTAACCTTCAGCGTATTTATTTGTTAGGCAAGTGCCTTGAGCTTGCATTACCGCTTTAGACACAATGTTCTCAGAAGCGATAAGTTCGATTTGTTCGTTTTGGCGAGCGAATTCCGCCTGAATTCCAGCAAAGACAGCATCATCTGTCGCAGAGAGGTTGGTAGAGAAAAAGTTTTCCAAGCTGTGGTTAGGGTAACTCTTGTTCATGGTAGTTGACCTTCCAAATCTGAAAATGAACCCGCATAGATTGAATTATTGGTTTGCGGTTAGGTTCATTTGTCCTCAAAACAGCTGAACTGCATAGCAGAACAGAGCGAACATCCAGCCCTAAAAGTGGGCAAAAACTCCGTCGAATCGTGCGTTACTAATCCAATCTCTCACGCCTAATCGTTTACGGAAAAGTGCATCTCTACATCTAACAAGGCTGTAACATAACGCTTGGGGCGGGAACAATCAACAAAAAATTTCCTATAGGAAACGCGTTTGCGATTTTTGTTAACGAGAGCACACTTTAATTAACCTGGTGGACTTTTATCCATTATACGGTTCATGCACAATGCATATAGGGAGAGAGATAAGAACAATTACAGAGGGAATTATGGCAGGAAGTATTTATGATGAGTACCCATCGATGACGCTTGCGAAAGACAAAATTGATGAGAGTATCGAGCCTTTAAAGCTTGGGCAGCGTATTAAAGATATTCGCTCCAAGCTGGGTATTACACTTGAAGAGGCGAGCCAAAGAACCGGTCTGGCGCGTTCTACACTTAGTAAAATAGAGAACGAGCAGATTTCTCCTACCTTTCAGGCGATGCAAAAATTGGCGCTTGGTTTGCAAATAGATATGCCTCAACTATTTGAACCACCAAGAAAAAAAGTCGCAACAGGGCGTAGGGATGTTACTCGTAAGAATGAAGGTAAACCTCACCCGACTCAAACCTACGAGCACGAACTACTTGCTACTCAACTTTCCAATAAGAAAATGATGCCCTTCAAAAGCCAGATCCGTGCCCGACACTTTGATGAGTACAAAGACTGGGTTCGTCATGACGGTGAAGAGTTCCTGCTTATCTTATCTGGCGAAGTAAAGTTCTACTCTGAGTTCTATGAACCTGTGGTTCTGTGTGAAGGCGACAGTGTTTACTATGATGCGAACATGGGACACATGTTGACCAGTGTTAGCGAAGAAGATGCACAAATATTGTGGGTCACCGCTAAGTAGTGATAAAAAATTGTAAATTTCCTATAGTGAAAGCAAACGATTGCTATCGGTTGTAAATTCGTTAAAATGGCGCTCAGTTGATGATCTATCACTCAATTGAGCGCTTTTTTTAGCCTTTTGTTGTGATTAAAATGTTAAAAGTCACACTTTTGAAAGCCAACAGTCGTCTTGTTCGTGCAAAATTGGATCAAGCGTGTTTATTATTGGAAACATAGAAAGCGAATGCTGACAGCATTCTCGGGTCTATCTAAATGGAGACGAAAATGACTCAAGAACTTCTGAAAACACCACTGCATGCACTTCATATTGAAGTTGGCGCAAAAATGGTCCCGTTCGCGGGTTACGATATGCCTGTCCAGTACCCACTAGGCGTTAAGAAGGAACACTTACATACGCGTGATGCCGCGGGTCTGTTTGATGTTTCTCACATGGGACAACTTCGTTTGATTGGTGAGGGTGCAGCAGCATTCCTAGAGACATTGGTTCCTGTAGATATCATTGACTTGCCGCAAGGTAACCAACGCTATGCTTTCTTTACCAATGAGCAAGGCGGAATCATGGATGACCTAATGGTAGCAAACCAGGGTGATCATCTGTTCGTTGTGGTTAACGCTGCTTGTAAAGAGCAAGATATTGCTCACCTTAAAGCTCACCTTCCTGCTGATGTTGAACTTGAAATCATCGAAGATCGCGCTCTACTAGCACTTCAAGGTCCAAAAGCGGCTGAAGTACTTAAACGCTTTAATGCTGAAGTAGCAGATATGCTGTTTATGGACGTGAAGAAACTCGAAATCCTTGGCGTTGAATGTATCGTAAGCCGTAGCGGTTACACGGGCGAAGATGGTTATGAAATCTCAGTACCAAACTCTCACGCTGAAGAGCTAGCTCGTAAACTTACAGCGGAAGCTGAAGTTGAGTGGATAGGTCTTGGCGCACGCGATTCACTGCGTTTGGAATGTGGTCTATGCCTGTACGGTCACGACCTAGATACAACGACAACTCCTGTAGAAGCAAGCCTACTTTGGGGTATTCAAAAAGTTCGTCGCACTGGTGGTGAACGTGAAGGTGGTTTCCCTGGCGCAGACATCATTCTTAAGCAAATTGAGACCAAAGATGTCGCGCGCAAACGTGTTGGCCTAGTTGGTCAAACTAAAGCTCCAGTTCGTGAAGGCGCGGAGCTATTTGATGCTGATGGAAATCAAATCGGTGTAGTGACCAGCGGTACAGCAGGCCCTAACGCGGGTAAACCAGTTTCAATGGGCTATGTGCGTGCAGATTTATCTGCTATTGGTACAGAGTTGTTCGCTGAAGTTCGTGGCAAAATGCTACCGATGACGGTAGAAAAAATGCCGTTTGTTCCTCAGCGTTACTACCGTGGCTAATTAGATTAGATAAAAAAATGCCGGGCTGTTTAGTCCGGCATTTTTTTTACTATTAACGAAGGTTTGAGTTTAATCGCCAGCCAGGGCTGAATTCATTCTTATCCGTCAGCAAATTGTTTAGCTCGCGGCTTCATCAATGTTACAACACATGTCGATAACGATATCTTCCAATCTAGTCGGGTGAAGCATGTCTTCTTTCTTAATGCTGAACTGGCTTGCGATGATCGTGTTGAATAGTTCCCAGTGCTTTAACACCATTTTTTCTCTGTCATCAGCAATTTCTGGCCATGTTTGCTGCATCATTGGTGCTAGTGAAGTTGCACCATGAGCAAACAAGAGCATTTGCCATTTAGATTCCCAGTGATCGACCTGCGCGTCAGGGTATTCGCGGTTGTACTCTTCAAAAATGCCAGAGAAAATCGCGCCAAACTCTTCTTTTGATCGCAAGAAATAATCAAACAGCGCATTGTCATCTTGACGGATAGCATCCGCGATCATTTGTATAGGATGTGGGTTGATTAACGTAAACGCCAACATACGCACCGTAAATAGGTAAATCTTTTTGTTAGAAGGCGTATCTTCGGGCATTTGGTTGAGCAGTTCGGCCATGTAGTCTTGCAAGTACTCATCCATCGCATCACTAACTGCTTGCCAGATTTTTTCTTTACTGCCGAAATGATGTCGGATCAAGCTATGTGAGACCCCCGCTTTTTCACTGATGTTTCTTAGCGAAACTCGCGAGTAACCAAGTTCGCAAAACATATCTGCAGCAACCTTCAGAATGACACATTTCGTGTGTTCCGCTGCTTCAGCACTTCGTCTGCCTTGCTTTCTCTCATTCATAGTTCGACATTTCCCGAATAATAATCAACGCGTTACTTTTACCAGAAACTTGCCTATTTGACTAATTTATTTACTGCACAAATGGAAAATATGTTGATCTATATCTAAATGAGAATATACTGCACAACTGTGTAGTATATTTGAATTTGGAGATAACGGGTGCGTAAACAATATCTAAAACGCATTTTGGTTGGCGCAGTAATGACTATAAGTCTTTCTGGACTGCTGACTGGATGCAATAAAGCCATATCAGAGCCGTCAGAACCTTTGATTAAACCCGTGAAGTTGCTCGCGGTTAAGGATTTGACTGTGGCTGATTCCGATGCTTTTCTCGCTCAAATAGATGCAACACATCGTGCACAGTTGTCGTTTCAGGTCGGTGGTGAAGTTGAACAGTTGCTAGTCAGAATGGGTCACGATGTCAAAAAGGGCGACGTGTTAGCAACGTTGGATCCGAAAGACCTTCAATTGGCGCTGAATTCCGCCCAAGCACAATTCTCACTTGCACAAACGCAATGGCAACGAGCTAAGAGTCTATACAAGAAAAAGCTGATCAGTACTGACGAGTACGACCAAAAAGAAACGCAATATAAAGCGGCTTTAGCGAACTTCGAACAGGCAAAAACCGATTTAAGCTACACAAAGATCCATGCACCGTTTGATGGTGTTGTCTCTTATACGTATGTGAAACCTTTTCAGGTTGTAGGTGAGAAACAGGAAATTCTGAACCTGATTGACAACAGTACCTTGGATGTCTCTTTTACATTACCGGTAACTTACGCAGAGTCTGTATCGCTTGCTTCTTTAAAGGAAGCACACATGTGGGTGACGATGGATAGCGAACCGAACAAACGCATTCCGGGTAAATTCAAAGAAATTTCAACTCAACCTAATTCCGATACCAATAGCTATGAAGCGATTGTGACCATCACTCGTCCTTCTGAGCGCAACTTGCTTACAGGTATGACAGGCCAAGTACATATCGCGAAACAGAATGTCTCTGACTCAGTGATATTACCTCAATCAGCATGGGTGAGTAAGGACATTGACCAAGGTGAGGTTTGGGTAATGGACGGTGAAACACAACAAGTAAGAAAGGTGAAATTGTCACTTGGCGACAGTGGTAGCGTTGAATCCGGACTAAAAAGTGATGATTACGTTGTTATTGCTGGTGTTGAACACTTAGTCGAAGGTCAGGTAGTTAAAGCTTGGGTTCGAGAGGGAGGTATTTAATGAAAGGTAAGTTGTTTACGGTTTCTGCTATCGCGCTTGCGGTCCTAACTGGTTGCCAAGGCGATACCCAAAAGGCTTCTGAACATTCACTGTATGTTTCATCCGTATCAGTCGGTGCGCCAGTGAAAAGCCAGTTCAGAGCTTTTAAAGGGATTGTGGTTCCGGCCGAACAGACTCCAATCGCGTTCCGGCTCGCGGGTGAAATTCAGCATGTTCTCGTAAAAGCGGGTGATGTGGTTAAACAAGGCCAAATGCTCGCCAAGCTCGATGACAGTCAAGAAAAGCAAGCAATCAACGATGCGGAAGCTCAATACACGTTGGCCATTCGCCAATTGAAGCGTGGTACAGATTTATATGATCGCCAAATGATTTCAAAAGCGGAACTGGACGAACTGACCGCGAATAAAGAATTAGCAGAAGCCAATTTCTATAGTGCGACCAACCAGTTGAACTACACACGTCTTTTTGCGCCGTTTTCGGGCAAGGTATCTGACGTTTATAAAGAACGTTTCGAGCAAGTTGGTGCGGGAGAAACGGTACTTAATCTTTATCAAAACAACATGGTGTATGTGCGCATAGAACTCTCAGACAACGTTTTAGCGCTCGTGAATCCGAATACTGAGAATGTGAACTACAAGCCTAGTGCGACATTCTCTGGCGATACGAAATCTTACTTGTTGGATTACCTGGAGTACACGAGTGAGCCGAACGCCAATACTCAGACTTATGAAATGTATCTCACGATGCCTCAACCAGAAAAAGAAATCTTACCAGGTACAAGCGTTAGCGTAATGGTTGATATGGTCGAAGCGGGCATCACGTCGATTGATGGTTACAGTATTCCCGTTACGGCGCTGCAAGCAGGCAGTCACAGCAATGAGTTTTTTGTGTGGAAAATGAAGGATGGCAACGTCACTAAGGTGCCTGTTGCTGTTTCACAAGTAAACGGTCAAGGAGCCATTGTCTCATCCGGCGTCAGCAGCGGTGATGTATTGGTTAACTCAAACTTACGTAAATTACGTGAAGGCAAACATGTGGAAGTGGTGGAGAAGGGACAACAATGAACATTGCTGAGTATTCCATAAAAAATAAAGTCATCAGTTGGCTGTTCATTGTTATTCTTGCCATTGGTGGTATCACCTCATTCCTTGAGCTTGGCCGGCTGGAAGATCCGGCGTTCACCATCAAAGAAGCGATGATCATCTCTACTTATCCAGGGGCAACATCGAAGGAAGTGGAAGAAGAACTCACTTATCCGCTGGAAAAAGAGATTCGTAAACTACCGTATATCGACTTTATTACCTCGACGTCGTCGGATGGCATGTCACAAATAATGGTCAGCATGAAGATGGACTATGGTCCAGACGAGCTGCCACAAATTTGGGACGAAATGCGCCGTAAGATTAATGATCTGCAACCAAATTTACCGCAAGGGGTGCAATCTCTTCAGATCATTGATGACTTCGGTGACGTGTACGGTGTGATGCTGATGTTAACGGGTGACGACTATAACTATGTCGAACTCAAACGCTATGCTGACCACCTAACCCGTGAATTAGAGTTGATCGAAGGGGTCGGTAAAGTTGATATTAGTGGCGACCAACAGGAAATGTTTTTTGTCGAGATTTCGTTAGATCGCCTTGCGTCTTTAAACATTGATATGAACGTGGTCGCGAATTTGCTGAACCAGCAAAATAGTGTGGTGTCTGCAGGTGAGGTGATGGTTAATGGCGAAAGCCTTATTATCCGTCCGAGCGGTGCACTAAATACCGTAGAAGCTCTGGGAAATCTGATCATTCATGGCCGAGATACTGGCAACCTGATCCGCTTAAAGGATGTCGCGACGATTTCACGTGGCATTCAGGAAAAACCAAGCAACGTGATCTTGTTTAACGGGAAGAAAGCGATAAACATCGCTATCTCTTTTGCGTCCGGTGTCAATGTGGTCGAAGTCGGAGAACGTATTGATGCTGAGCTAAGCAACCTAGAGACCATTAAGCCGGCTGGCATTGATTTGAGCTACTTCTACAATCAGGCACAAGAGGTGGATCAGTCCGTTAAAGCTTTCGTCATTAGTTTGGCCGAAGCGGTTGCGATCGTCATCATCGTTCTGCTGTTTACCATGGGGTTACGTAGCGGTGTCATCATCGGTGCCGTACTTCTATTGACAGTGTTTGGTACGTTTATCCTTATGAACTACTACAACATCGAGCTTCATCGAATTTCTCTCGGTGCTTTGATCATTGCGTTGGGTATGCTGGTTGATAATGCGATTGTTGTTGTTGAAGGTATTCTCGTTGGTCTAAAGAAAGGGCGTTCAAAGGTTCAGTCCGCCGTAGATATTGTAAAGCAGACTCAGTGGCCGCTGTTAGGGGCGACCGTGATCGCCATTACGGCATTCGCACCAATCGGGCTTTCGCAAGATGCGACGGGTGAGTTCATGGGCTCGTTGTTTTGGGTGCTTTGCTTCTCGTTGTTCCTGAGCTGGGTAACGGCTATTACGCTGACTCCGTTTTTAGCCAACCTTTTATTAAAAGAAGAAGATAAAGAAGTCGGTGATGAAGACCAAGACCCTTATAAAGGTTGGTTGTTTGTCGCATTCGGAGCGTTACTCAAAGTTGCTCTGCGTTTTAGGTGGTTGACCGTAGCCGCTATGGTGGCATTACTCGTTGGTGCAGTTGTGGCGTTTGGCAATGTTAAACAGCAATTCTTCCCGCCATCTAACACGCCGATGTTTTACGTGGATATGTGGATGCCTGAAGGCACTGATATTCGCGAAACAACGAAAAAAGCAGAAATAGTTGAAAGTTACATTCAAGAACAAGACGATATAGATTTTGTGTCGGTATCAATTGGTCAAGGTATGCAGCGCTTTGTGTTGACTTACCAGCCCGAGAGAAGCTACGAAGCTTATGCTCAGTTCCAGGTTAGGGCAACGGATCGCGAGAATATGTTCAAGCTTTTGGATACGTTGGATGCCAACTTAGCCAAGAAGTTTAACGAGCCGACATTCCAGTTTAAGTTGATGGAGTTTGGTCCATCGCCAGCGTCTAAAATTGAGGCGAGAATTACTGGCCCAGATCCACAGGTACTTAGAGATTTGGCGGTCAAAGTAGAAGACATTTTACATACCGACCCTGGTGCGAGAAACATTCGTCATGACTGGCGTGAGCGCACTAAAGAGCTCGTTCCGGCATTTAATGAGTCGAAGGCGCGTCGATTGGGTATTTCGAAAGAAGATCTGTCAGGCACATTACAGATGGCATTTGGTGGCCGCGCATTAGGTTATTTACGCGATGGAACACACACTCTGCCAATTCTGACCCGACTTCCGGAAGAAGAGCGTGTGGATTTTGAATCTCTGCAAAATGTGAACATTTGGAGCCCATCGCTGCAAACTTACATCCCCGTTGACCAAATCATCGACGGCGTGAAGTTAGATTGGAATGAGCCATTGATTCAACGTCGTGACCGCAAACGTACTCTAACGGTATTGGCTGACCATGATGTGCTGAGTGAAGATACCGCAGCAAGTTTGTTTGCTCGCGTACAACCTAAAGTGATGGCTTTACATCTGCCTGATGGCTACGAAATTACATGGGGTGGGGAATACGAGTCATCGAAAGATGCACAAGATGCCTTGTTCGGCTCACTGCCGATGGGTTATTTGCTGATGTTCATCATTACCATCTTACTGTTTAACTCGGTCAAAAAGCCGCTGGTTATTTGGTTTACGGTGCCGTTATCCATTATTGGTGTGTCATTCGGCTTGTTGGCGACAAATATGCCTTTCAGCTTTACCGCTTTCTTGGGGTTATTAAGTTTGAGCGGGATGATACTGAAAAACGGTATTGTATTGCTTGACCAAATTAACCTTGAATTGGCATCAGGAAAAGATCCTTATCTCGCTATTGTAGATAGTGCGATCAGCCGTGTACGCCCGGTAAGCATGGCGGCTGTGACGACCATTTTAGGTATGATTCCCCTCGTTTTTGATGCCTTCTTTGGCTCAATGGCGATAACGATTATGGCAGGGCTTGGTTTTGCTACTGTACTGACACTGATTGTAGTGCCAGTGATGTTTGCAATTCTTTTTAGGATAAACTCGACCGCTGCATAAGGCTCCTGACTAATATTTAGTCAGACTCCTGCCTAGCCCTGAGAGATTTTCTCAGGGCTTTTTTTGTATCAGAGCCAGATAAAAAAAACGCCTCTCTCAACCGGAACATGAGAGAGGCGTAAGATGCCGGGGGGCTTTAAAAGAATATTAAGCAGTAACTTCTTGCTTTGCTTCTGCTTTGTTTTTTAGGAATGCATATGTGAAACCTGTTACCGCAGTACCTGCAGCAATCGCAACCAGGTACATTAGTACTGGAGTGATTGCGTTAGGGATAAGCAGTACAAACAGGCCACCGTGTGGTGCCATAAGTTTTGCACCAAACAGCATAGAAAGTGCACCTGTTAACGCACCACCGGCCATACAAGCAGGGATAACGCGCATTGGATCTTTTGCTGCGAACGGAATAGCACCTTCAGAGATGAAGCATAAGCCCAGTACAAATGATGCTTTACCCGCTTCGCGCTCACTCTCTTCAAATTTGTTCTTAGCAAGGAATGTAGCCAGACCCATACCCAGAGCCGGAACCATACCAGCAGCCATAATTGCCGCCATTGGTGCGTAAGTTTGAGAAGCCAGTAGACCAACACCGAATGCATAAGCTGCTTTGTTTACCGGGCCACCCAAGTCGAAACACATCATTGCGCCAAGGATAATACCTAGCAGAACTGCGCGGTCTGAGCCCATGTTGTTTAGGAATTCAGTCAAACCGTTCATGATACCTGCAACCGGACCACCAACGATGTAGATCATTACTAAACCAGTAAACAGGGTTGCAACGAAAGGAAT encodes:
- a CDS encoding efflux RND transporter periplasmic adaptor subunit — encoded protein: MKGKLFTVSAIALAVLTGCQGDTQKASEHSLYVSSVSVGAPVKSQFRAFKGIVVPAEQTPIAFRLAGEIQHVLVKAGDVVKQGQMLAKLDDSQEKQAINDAEAQYTLAIRQLKRGTDLYDRQMISKAELDELTANKELAEANFYSATNQLNYTRLFAPFSGKVSDVYKERFEQVGAGETVLNLYQNNMVYVRIELSDNVLALVNPNTENVNYKPSATFSGDTKSYLLDYLEYTSEPNANTQTYEMYLTMPQPEKEILPGTSVSVMVDMVEAGITSIDGYSIPVTALQAGSHSNEFFVWKMKDGNVTKVPVAVSQVNGQGAIVSSGVSSGDVLVNSNLRKLREGKHVEVVEKGQQ
- a CDS encoding efflux RND transporter permease subunit, giving the protein MNIAEYSIKNKVISWLFIVILAIGGITSFLELGRLEDPAFTIKEAMIISTYPGATSKEVEEELTYPLEKEIRKLPYIDFITSTSSDGMSQIMVSMKMDYGPDELPQIWDEMRRKINDLQPNLPQGVQSLQIIDDFGDVYGVMLMLTGDDYNYVELKRYADHLTRELELIEGVGKVDISGDQQEMFFVEISLDRLASLNIDMNVVANLLNQQNSVVSAGEVMVNGESLIIRPSGALNTVEALGNLIIHGRDTGNLIRLKDVATISRGIQEKPSNVILFNGKKAINIAISFASGVNVVEVGERIDAELSNLETIKPAGIDLSYFYNQAQEVDQSVKAFVISLAEAVAIVIIVLLFTMGLRSGVIIGAVLLLTVFGTFILMNYYNIELHRISLGALIIALGMLVDNAIVVVEGILVGLKKGRSKVQSAVDIVKQTQWPLLGATVIAITAFAPIGLSQDATGEFMGSLFWVLCFSLFLSWVTAITLTPFLANLLLKEEDKEVGDEDQDPYKGWLFVAFGALLKVALRFRWLTVAAMVALLVGAVVAFGNVKQQFFPPSNTPMFYVDMWMPEGTDIRETTKKAEIVESYIQEQDDIDFVSVSIGQGMQRFVLTYQPERSYEAYAQFQVRATDRENMFKLLDTLDANLAKKFNEPTFQFKLMEFGPSPASKIEARITGPDPQVLRDLAVKVEDILHTDPGARNIRHDWRERTKELVPAFNESKARRLGISKEDLSGTLQMAFGGRALGYLRDGTHTLPILTRLPEEERVDFESLQNVNIWSPSLQTYIPVDQIIDGVKLDWNEPLIQRRDRKRTLTVLADHDVLSEDTAASLFARVQPKVMALHLPDGYEITWGGEYESSKDAQDALFGSLPMGYLLMFIITILLFNSVKKPLVIWFTVPLSIIGVSFGLLATNMPFSFTAFLGLLSLSGMILKNGIVLLDQINLELASGKDPYLAIVDSAISRVRPVSMAAVTTILGMIPLVFDAFFGSMAITIMAGLGFATVLTLIVVPVMFAILFRINSTAA